The Archangium lipolyticum genome contains a region encoding:
- a CDS encoding sigma-54-dependent transcriptional regulator → MRVLVVDDERNIRTTLRMCLEGLGCEVREAPTAEAALAALAQAPADLAFVDLRLGTASGLDLLPRLLAESPTLDVVLITAYATFDTAVEAVKRGARDYLPKPFTPAQIRHLVEKARAHRELSSQLGNLEGQLAQSVPEATLETASPAMHAALALVTRAAASDAAVLLRGESGTGKGVLARALHSMSARRRRPFVTVNCPTLSEQLLSSELFGHVRGAFTGAVRDQPGRVEQAEGGTLFLDEVAEMSPALQAQLLRFLQEKQFERLGEGRTRRADVRVVAATNRDLEKEVAAGGFREDLLYRLNVIEVKLPALRERREDILPLARRFVAFFARTAQRPPPELSPATEKMLLAYPWPGNVRELRNALERAIIVWPAEVLEPQAFPERIAAATGSGVALGGPHTLEEVEREHILRVMASVPTLDEAAHILGIDASTLWRKRKKYESAQG, encoded by the coding sequence ATGCGGGTGCTGGTGGTGGATGACGAGCGGAACATCCGCACCACGCTGCGCATGTGCCTGGAAGGGCTCGGCTGCGAGGTGCGCGAGGCCCCCACCGCCGAGGCCGCGCTCGCCGCGCTCGCCCAGGCACCGGCCGACCTGGCCTTCGTGGATCTGCGCCTGGGCACCGCCAGCGGGTTGGACCTGCTCCCCCGCCTGCTCGCCGAGTCCCCCACCCTGGATGTCGTCCTCATCACCGCGTACGCCACCTTCGACACCGCCGTGGAGGCGGTGAAGCGCGGAGCACGTGACTACCTGCCCAAGCCCTTCACCCCCGCGCAGATACGGCACCTCGTGGAGAAGGCGCGGGCCCACCGGGAGCTGAGCTCCCAGCTGGGAAACCTGGAGGGACAGCTCGCCCAGTCCGTGCCCGAGGCCACGCTGGAGACGGCCTCGCCCGCCATGCACGCGGCCCTCGCGCTCGTCACCCGGGCGGCGGCCTCGGACGCGGCGGTGCTGCTACGGGGGGAGAGCGGAACGGGCAAGGGGGTGCTCGCGCGGGCGCTGCACTCGATGAGCGCGCGGCGCCGCCGGCCCTTCGTCACCGTCAACTGCCCCACCCTCTCCGAGCAGCTCCTGTCGAGCGAGCTGTTCGGCCACGTGCGCGGGGCCTTCACGGGCGCGGTGAGGGACCAGCCGGGCCGGGTGGAGCAGGCCGAGGGGGGCACGCTCTTCCTCGACGAGGTGGCGGAGATGAGCCCCGCGCTGCAGGCCCAGCTCCTGCGCTTCCTCCAGGAGAAGCAGTTCGAGCGGCTGGGCGAGGGGCGCACGCGCCGGGCGGACGTGCGGGTGGTGGCGGCCACGAACCGGGATTTGGAGAAGGAAGTGGCCGCGGGCGGCTTCCGGGAGGACCTGCTCTACCGGCTCAACGTCATCGAGGTGAAGCTGCCGGCGCTGCGCGAGCGGCGCGAGGACATCCTCCCGCTGGCGAGGCGCTTCGTGGCCTTCTTCGCGCGGACGGCGCAGCGGCCTCCGCCGGAGCTGTCCCCGGCGACGGAGAAGATGCTGCTGGCGTACCCATGGCCGGGCAACGTGCGCGAGCTGCGCAATGCCCTGGAGCGGGCGATCATCGTCTGGCCGGCGGAGGTGCTGGAGCCGCAAGCCTTCCCGGAGCGCATCGCCGCGGCGACGGGCTCGGGGGTGGCGCTGGGCGGGCCGCACACGCTGGAAGAGGTGGAGCGCGAGCACATCCTCCGGGTGATGGCGAGCGTCCCGACGCTGGACGAGGCCGCGCACATCCTCGGCATCGACGCGTCCACGCTGTGGCGCAAGCGCAAGAAGTACGAGTCCGCCCAAGGGTGA
- a CDS encoding HAMP domain-containing sensor histidine kinase → MNLRGKLLLAQAPLALALLLLGVLGVNTLGRLGRAGQDILADNYRSVLAMQRSLEHLERMDGAALFIVAGERRRGQEQAEAQLQPLEAELEVQERNLTESGEGEATRRLRETWTRYRTGYEAFLALDSPERVRQAYFESLAPAFLAAREATQDILVLNQDAMVRKSDALRRQSRRVNTLMVTAVVVALVGGLLASASLTQRALRPVSVLSQAVRRLGQGDLATRAVVEGRDEISQLAQDFNAMAEALQRYRRSSLGELLQAQSASQAAIDSLPDPVAVFGLEGSVLNVNRAAEEVLRLSLEVGGGALGQVAPEVRAVLERVRVHVLGGKGPYLPRGYEEAVRVEGPEGDRWLLPRGSPVYGEGGGVVGATVLLQDVTRLRRFDELKNDLVATVAHEFRTPLTSLRMAIHLCLEEVAGPITEKQADLLSAAREDCERLQGIVDDLLDLSRLQAGRLVLEVREVSTEEVLELALAPHRGAADERGVRLASEHEPELERVEADPERLQLVLSNLVANAVRHTSHGGEVVVRARRDGERVRFEVADTGEGISPEHQQRVFEKFYRVPGGTTGGAGLGLSIAQEIVQAHGGEMGLSSQPGIGSTFWFTLPRVEVPRPS, encoded by the coding sequence ATGAACCTGCGTGGCAAGCTGTTGCTGGCCCAGGCGCCGCTGGCGCTCGCGCTGCTGTTGCTGGGAGTGCTGGGCGTCAACACGCTGGGCCGGCTGGGGCGCGCGGGACAGGACATCCTCGCGGACAACTACCGCAGTGTGCTGGCCATGCAGCGCAGCCTCGAGCACCTGGAGCGAATGGACGGCGCCGCCCTCTTCATCGTCGCGGGTGAGCGGCGGCGAGGACAGGAGCAGGCGGAGGCGCAGCTTCAACCGCTCGAGGCGGAGTTGGAGGTACAGGAGCGCAACCTCACCGAGTCCGGGGAGGGCGAGGCCACCCGGCGGCTGCGGGAGACCTGGACGCGCTATCGGACCGGGTATGAGGCCTTTCTCGCCCTGGATTCTCCGGAGCGGGTGCGCCAAGCCTACTTCGAGTCCCTGGCACCGGCCTTTCTGGCGGCCCGTGAGGCCACGCAGGACATCCTGGTGCTCAACCAGGACGCGATGGTGCGCAAGAGCGATGCGCTGAGGAGGCAGAGCCGGCGGGTGAATACGCTCATGGTGACGGCGGTGGTGGTGGCGCTGGTGGGCGGCTTGCTGGCCTCGGCGTCGCTGACGCAGCGGGCGCTGCGGCCGGTGTCCGTGCTGTCCCAGGCGGTGCGGCGGCTGGGGCAGGGGGACCTGGCGACCCGGGCGGTGGTGGAGGGACGGGACGAAATCTCCCAACTGGCCCAGGACTTCAATGCCATGGCGGAGGCGCTGCAGCGCTACCGGCGGAGCTCGCTGGGAGAGCTGCTCCAGGCGCAGTCGGCTTCCCAGGCCGCCATCGACAGCCTTCCGGACCCGGTGGCGGTGTTCGGCCTGGAGGGGAGCGTGCTCAACGTCAACCGCGCGGCGGAGGAGGTGCTGCGGCTGTCATTGGAGGTGGGAGGGGGCGCGCTGGGCCAGGTGGCGCCGGAGGTACGCGCGGTGCTGGAGCGGGTGCGGGTGCACGTGCTGGGTGGCAAGGGGCCGTACCTGCCTCGTGGCTACGAGGAGGCGGTGCGGGTGGAGGGGCCGGAGGGAGACCGGTGGCTGCTGCCGCGCGGCAGCCCGGTGTACGGCGAGGGCGGTGGGGTGGTGGGGGCCACGGTGCTGCTTCAGGACGTGACGCGGCTGAGGCGCTTCGATGAGCTGAAGAACGACCTGGTGGCCACGGTGGCGCACGAGTTCCGCACACCACTCACCTCGCTGCGCATGGCCATCCACCTGTGCCTGGAGGAGGTGGCGGGACCCATCACGGAGAAGCAGGCGGACCTGTTGTCCGCGGCGCGCGAGGACTGTGAGCGGCTGCAAGGCATTGTGGATGACTTGTTGGATTTGTCGCGGCTGCAGGCGGGGCGGCTGGTGCTGGAGGTGCGAGAGGTCTCCACGGAGGAGGTGTTGGAGTTGGCGCTCGCGCCACACCGGGGGGCGGCGGACGAGCGGGGCGTGCGACTGGCCTCGGAGCACGAGCCGGAGCTGGAGCGGGTGGAGGCGGATCCGGAGCGATTGCAGCTGGTGCTGTCCAACCTGGTGGCCAATGCGGTGCGGCACACGTCGCACGGAGGCGAGGTGGTGGTGCGGGCGCGGCGCGATGGCGAGCGGGTGCGCTTCGAGGTGGCGGATACGGGGGAGGGCATCTCGCCGGAGCACCAGCAACGTGTCTTCGAGAAGTTCTACCGGGTGCCTGGGGGAACTACGGGAGGAGCGGGGTTGGGTCTGTCCATCGCGCAGGAGATCGTCCAGGCGCACGGTGGGGAGATGGGACTGTCGAGCCAGCCCGGAATTGGCAGCACCTTCTGGTTCACGCTTCCACGGGTGGAGGTACCACGGCCATCGTGA
- a CDS encoding sensor protein KdpD — protein sequence MTRRRAEDFLELVARGRRGRLKLYIGFAAGVGKTYRMLEESHALRKRGVDVVLGFVETHGRSETAALVEGLEVVPRKVFTYRDVAVEEMDLDAVLARKPQVAVVDELAHTNVPVCRNRKRYQDVEELLAAGINVIGAFNVQHLESLNDLVERATGIRVRETIPDSFLKSADQVVNLDLAVEDLHERLKAGRIYAPDKVQHALESFFQQENLSTLRELALREVAESLDRATGNRARPGAEPQQMGGGWGRLMVALSSSPPHAATLLRRGSRMAGRLNTDWFVVYVETPGEAPHLIDAEAQRHLLTNIEMAKELGAEVVRLKGKDPVTALLDFARSHGVGHIIVGRSRQPWWRRVMGLASDVRLLREGEGFDIHVVSFEAPREERRP from the coding sequence GTGACACGAAGGCGTGCCGAGGACTTCCTCGAGCTGGTGGCGCGCGGCCGGCGCGGACGGCTGAAGCTGTACATCGGCTTCGCCGCCGGCGTGGGCAAGACGTACCGCATGCTCGAGGAGTCCCACGCGCTGCGGAAGCGAGGGGTGGACGTGGTGCTCGGCTTCGTCGAGACGCACGGCCGCTCCGAGACGGCCGCGTTGGTGGAGGGCCTGGAGGTGGTGCCGCGCAAGGTCTTCACCTACCGCGACGTGGCGGTGGAGGAGATGGACCTGGACGCGGTGCTGGCGCGCAAGCCGCAGGTGGCGGTGGTGGACGAGCTGGCCCACACCAACGTGCCCGTGTGCCGCAACCGCAAGCGCTACCAGGACGTGGAGGAGCTGCTCGCCGCGGGCATCAACGTCATCGGCGCCTTCAACGTGCAGCACCTGGAGAGCCTCAACGACCTCGTCGAGCGCGCCACCGGCATCCGCGTGCGCGAGACGATTCCCGACAGCTTCCTCAAGAGCGCGGACCAGGTGGTGAACCTGGACCTGGCGGTGGAGGACCTGCACGAGCGGCTGAAGGCGGGAAGAATCTATGCGCCGGACAAGGTGCAGCACGCGTTGGAGAGCTTCTTCCAACAGGAGAACCTCTCCACGCTGCGCGAGCTGGCGCTGCGCGAGGTGGCCGAGAGCCTGGACCGGGCCACGGGCAACCGGGCCCGTCCGGGCGCGGAGCCACAGCAGATGGGCGGAGGCTGGGGCCGGTTGATGGTGGCGCTCTCCAGCAGCCCTCCGCATGCGGCCACGCTGCTGCGGCGTGGTTCTCGCATGGCGGGTCGGCTCAACACCGACTGGTTCGTCGTCTACGTGGAGACGCCCGGCGAGGCCCCGCACCTCATCGACGCCGAGGCGCAGCGCCACCTGCTGACCAACATCGAGATGGCGAAGGAGCTGGGCGCGGAGGTGGTGCGGCTCAAGGGGAAGGATCCGGTGACGGCGCTGCTGGACTTCGCACGCTCGCACGGGGTGGGCCACATCATCGTGGGCCGCTCGCGGCAGCCGTGGTGGAGGCGGGTGATGGGGCTCGCGTCGGACGTGCGGCTGCTGCGCGAGGGGGAGGGTTTCGACATCCACGTGGTGTCCTTCGAGGCGCCGCGCGAGGAGCGCCGGCCATGA
- the kdpC gene encoding potassium-transporting ATPase subunit KdpC gives MLSALVTALRAALVTLVLTGVLYPLAVTGLSQLLFPEEANGSLVTGEKGQVVGSALIGQGFSQPGYFQPRPSAAGAGHDATASSGSNLGPTSQKLRERAVAEAERLRRENPEAWGPVPAELVTASGSGLDPHLSPEAVRWQVPRVARARGVEPGRILSVVEEHLEGRTLGILGEPRVNVLLLNLALDRQFGELPSTRPTSTAGAP, from the coding sequence ATGCTCTCCGCACTCGTCACCGCCCTGCGCGCCGCGCTCGTCACCCTGGTGCTCACCGGTGTGCTCTACCCGCTGGCCGTCACCGGCCTGTCCCAGCTCCTCTTCCCGGAGGAGGCCAATGGCTCGCTCGTCACCGGCGAGAAGGGCCAGGTCGTGGGCAGCGCGCTCATCGGCCAGGGCTTCTCCCAGCCCGGCTACTTCCAGCCGCGCCCGTCCGCGGCTGGCGCGGGTCATGACGCCACCGCCTCCTCGGGCAGCAACCTGGGCCCCACCTCCCAGAAGCTGCGCGAGCGGGCCGTGGCCGAGGCCGAGCGCCTGCGCCGGGAGAACCCGGAGGCATGGGGTCCGGTGCCCGCCGAGCTGGTCACCGCGTCCGGCTCGGGGTTGGATCCGCACCTGTCTCCCGAGGCCGTGCGCTGGCAGGTGCCCCGCGTGGCCCGCGCGCGGGGCGTGGAACCCGGGCGCATCCTCTCCGTGGTGGAGGAGCACCTCGAGGGCCGCACCTTGGGTATTCTCGGGGAACCTCGAGTGAACGTGCTCCTCCTCAACCTGGCGCTGGACCGGCAGTTCGGCGAGCTCCCTTCGACGCGGCCCACGTCGACGGCGGGGGCACCGTGA
- the kdpB gene encoding potassium-transporting ATPase subunit KdpB, which translates to MASPSSKPSSLFEPALLGQATLDSLRKLDPREVARNPVMFVVWAGSVLTTVLVVKDLVVPGPRPTPLWFTVAVTLWLWFTVLFANFAEAVAEGRGKAQAGALRKMRKDTTARRLVDGREERVAAPDLRKDDLVVCEAGDLIPGDGEVVEGIASVDESAITGESAPVIRESGGDRSSVTGGTKVLSDRIVVRITADPGESFLDRMIGLVEGAARQKTPNEVALHILLVGLTIVFLLACVTLVPMALYSGVKLSGTAVVALLVCLIPTTIGGLLSAIGIAGMDRLLRKNVLAMSGRAVEAAGDVDTLLLDKTGTITLGNRMATELLPLPGVPMEDLAEASQLASLADETPEGRSIVVLVKDTYKMRPRELQAHQATFVPFTAQTRMSGCDLVDPGPRSIRKGAVDAVIKHVESQGGAVPPELRETAARIGDAGGTPLAVADGARALGIIHLKDVVKGGIKERFERFRAMGIRTVMITGDNPRTAGAIAREAGVDDFLAEATPEAKLALIRAEQAKGKLVAMTGDGTNDAPALAQADVGVAMNTGTQAAKEAGNMVDLDSNPTKLLEVVEVGKQLLMTRGTLTTFSIANDVAKYFAILPALFMGVFPEMARFNVMGLSSPYSAILSAVIFNALIIIALIPLALRGVRYRPLGAAALLRRSLLIYGVGGVIVPFAGIKVIDVMLTAVGLV; encoded by the coding sequence ATGGCTTCCCCTTCGTCGAAACCGTCGTCGCTCTTCGAGCCGGCGCTCCTCGGGCAGGCCACCCTGGACAGCCTGCGCAAGCTGGACCCCCGGGAGGTGGCGCGCAACCCGGTGATGTTCGTGGTGTGGGCGGGCAGCGTGCTCACCACGGTGCTGGTGGTGAAGGACCTCGTCGTGCCGGGGCCCAGGCCCACGCCGCTGTGGTTCACCGTGGCGGTGACGCTGTGGCTGTGGTTCACCGTGCTCTTCGCCAACTTCGCCGAGGCGGTGGCGGAGGGGCGTGGCAAGGCCCAGGCCGGCGCGCTGCGCAAGATGCGCAAGGACACCACCGCGCGGCGTCTGGTGGACGGGAGGGAGGAGCGCGTGGCGGCGCCCGACCTGCGCAAGGACGACCTCGTGGTGTGCGAGGCGGGCGACCTCATCCCCGGTGACGGCGAGGTGGTGGAAGGCATCGCCAGCGTGGACGAGTCCGCCATCACCGGCGAGTCCGCCCCCGTCATCCGCGAGTCCGGCGGCGACCGCTCCTCCGTCACCGGTGGCACCAAGGTGCTGTCGGACCGCATCGTGGTGCGCATCACCGCCGACCCGGGCGAGTCCTTCCTGGACCGGATGATCGGCCTGGTGGAGGGGGCCGCGCGCCAGAAGACGCCCAACGAGGTGGCCCTGCACATCCTGCTGGTGGGGCTCACCATCGTCTTCCTGCTGGCGTGCGTGACGCTGGTGCCGATGGCGCTCTACTCGGGGGTGAAGCTGTCGGGCACGGCGGTGGTGGCGCTGCTGGTGTGCCTGATTCCCACGACGATTGGCGGCCTGCTGTCGGCCATCGGCATCGCGGGCATGGACCGGCTGCTGCGCAAGAACGTGCTGGCCATGAGCGGCCGGGCGGTGGAAGCGGCGGGCGACGTGGACACGCTGCTGCTGGACAAGACGGGCACCATCACCCTGGGCAACCGCATGGCCACGGAGCTGCTGCCCCTGCCGGGCGTGCCGATGGAGGACCTGGCCGAGGCCTCGCAGCTCGCGAGCCTCGCGGACGAGACGCCCGAGGGCCGCTCCATCGTCGTGCTGGTGAAGGACACCTACAAGATGCGGCCACGCGAGTTGCAGGCGCACCAGGCCACCTTCGTGCCCTTCACGGCGCAGACGCGCATGAGCGGGTGCGACCTCGTGGACCCCGGGCCCCGCAGCATCCGCAAGGGCGCGGTGGACGCTGTCATCAAGCACGTGGAGTCGCAGGGGGGCGCTGTTCCTCCCGAGCTGCGCGAGACGGCGGCGCGCATCGGTGACGCGGGCGGTACGCCGCTGGCGGTGGCCGACGGCGCGCGCGCGCTGGGCATCATCCATCTCAAGGACGTAGTGAAGGGCGGCATCAAGGAGCGCTTCGAGCGCTTCCGCGCCATGGGCATCCGCACGGTGATGATTACGGGCGACAACCCGCGCACGGCGGGGGCCATCGCCCGTGAGGCTGGCGTGGACGACTTCCTCGCCGAGGCCACCCCCGAGGCCAAGCTGGCCCTCATCCGCGCCGAGCAGGCCAAGGGCAAGCTGGTGGCCATGACGGGCGATGGCACCAACGACGCGCCCGCGCTCGCCCAGGCGGACGTGGGCGTGGCGATGAACACCGGCACCCAGGCCGCCAAGGAGGCCGGCAACATGGTGGACCTGGACTCCAACCCCACCAAGCTGCTGGAGGTGGTGGAGGTGGGCAAGCAGCTCCTCATGACGCGCGGCACGCTCACCACCTTCTCCATCGCCAACGACGTGGCCAAGTACTTCGCCATCCTCCCCGCGCTCTTCATGGGCGTGTTCCCGGAGATGGCGCGGTTCAACGTCATGGGCCTGTCGTCGCCCTACAGCGCCATCCTCTCCGCCGTCATCTTCAACGCCCTCATCATCATCGCCCTCATCCCCCTGGCGCTCCGGGGCGTGCGCTACCGGCCCCTCGGGGCGGCGGCGCTCCTGCGGCGCAGCCTCCTCATCTATGGCGTGGGCGGGGTCATCGTCCCCTTCGCCGGCATCAAGGTCATCGACGTGATGCTCACCGCCGTGGGCCTGGTCTGA
- the kdpA gene encoding potassium-transporting ATPase subunit KdpA produces the protein MTLIGWSQILLFFALVLALTKPLGAYLFQVFEGPTRPLPKVLGPVERFLLRSCGGREALREQTWGQYALALLAFSLFSMLLTYGILRLQHVLPLNPQGFPAVGPELAFNTAASFTTNTNWQSYAGESTLSYLSQMVGLAWHNFISAAAGLGVALALARGFTRRPGPEGQKTLGNFWVDLVRGLLYVLLPLCVVYALFLVSQGVLQNLAPYRELTTLEGVKQTLAMGPVASQEAIKMLGTNGGGFFNANSAHPFENPTPLTNLVQLLSIFAIPAALTYTYGKMAGDTKQGWALFAAMSLLFLVGVTAAYAAESQANPAVAAARVAQEGNLEGKETRFGVAASALFATVTTAASCGAVNSMHDSFTALGGLVPLVNIQLGEVIFGGVGAGLYGILVMAVLAVFIAGLMVGRTPEYLGKKIEAREMTLAMLYVLIFPLVILGLSAVAVVLPQGLSSLNNAGPHGLSEILYAYTSGTGNNGSAFAGLNANTPFWNISLGVAMLAGRFLMIVPVLAIAGSMVGKKVVAPGPGTFPTQGALFTGLLVSVIVIVGALTFFPALSLGPIVEHALGEAGKVF, from the coding sequence TTCGCGCTGGTGCTCGCGCTGACGAAGCCGCTGGGCGCATACCTCTTCCAGGTCTTCGAGGGGCCCACGCGGCCCCTGCCGAAGGTGCTCGGGCCCGTGGAGCGCTTCCTGCTGCGCTCGTGCGGCGGCAGGGAGGCGCTGCGTGAGCAGACGTGGGGGCAGTACGCGCTGGCGCTGCTCGCCTTCAGCCTGTTCAGCATGCTCCTCACCTACGGAATCCTGCGGCTGCAGCACGTGCTTCCGCTCAACCCCCAGGGCTTCCCGGCGGTGGGGCCAGAGCTGGCCTTCAACACGGCCGCCAGCTTCACCACCAACACCAACTGGCAGTCCTACGCGGGCGAGTCCACGCTGAGCTACCTCAGCCAGATGGTGGGGCTGGCCTGGCACAACTTCATCTCCGCGGCGGCGGGCCTTGGCGTGGCGCTGGCGCTCGCGCGCGGCTTCACGCGGCGCCCGGGCCCCGAGGGGCAGAAGACGCTGGGCAACTTCTGGGTGGACCTCGTCCGAGGTCTCCTCTACGTGCTGCTGCCCCTCTGTGTCGTCTACGCGCTCTTCCTGGTGTCGCAGGGCGTGTTGCAGAACCTCGCGCCCTATCGCGAGCTGACCACGCTGGAGGGCGTGAAGCAGACGCTGGCCATGGGCCCGGTGGCCTCGCAGGAGGCCATCAAGATGCTGGGCACCAACGGCGGTGGTTTCTTCAACGCCAACAGCGCCCACCCCTTCGAGAACCCCACGCCGCTCACCAACCTGGTGCAGCTGCTCTCCATCTTCGCGATTCCCGCCGCCCTCACGTACACGTACGGGAAGATGGCGGGGGACACGAAGCAGGGCTGGGCCCTCTTCGCGGCCATGAGCCTCCTGTTCCTCGTGGGAGTGACGGCCGCCTACGCCGCCGAGTCCCAGGCCAACCCCGCCGTGGCCGCCGCCCGGGTGGCGCAGGAGGGAAACCTGGAGGGCAAGGAGACGCGCTTCGGCGTCGCGGCCTCGGCGCTCTTCGCCACCGTCACCACGGCGGCCTCGTGCGGCGCGGTCAATTCCATGCACGACAGCTTCACCGCGCTCGGGGGGCTGGTGCCCCTGGTCAACATCCAGCTCGGCGAGGTCATCTTCGGCGGCGTGGGCGCGGGCCTCTACGGCATCCTCGTCATGGCGGTGCTCGCCGTCTTCATCGCCGGCCTCATGGTGGGCCGCACGCCCGAGTACCTGGGCAAGAAGATCGAGGCGAGGGAGATGACGCTCGCCATGTTGTACGTGCTCATCTTCCCGCTCGTCATCCTCGGGCTGAGCGCGGTGGCGGTGGTGCTTCCCCAGGGGCTGTCCTCGCTCAACAACGCGGGGCCGCACGGCCTGTCCGAAATCCTCTACGCGTACACGAGCGGCACGGGCAACAACGGCAGTGCCTTCGCCGGCCTCAACGCCAACACGCCCTTCTGGAACATCTCCCTGGGCGTGGCCATGCTCGCCGGACGCTTCCTGATGATCGTCCCCGTGCTGGCCATCGCCGGCTCCATGGTGGGCAAGAAGGTGGTGGCTCCTGGCCCGGGCACCTTCCCCACCCAGGGGGCCCTCTTCACCGGCCTGCTGGTGAGCGTGATCGTCATCGTCGGCGCGCTCACCTTCTTCCCCGCGCTCTCCCTCGGCCCCATCGTCGAGCACGCCCTCGGCGAGGCCGGAAAGGTGTTCTGA